A stretch of the Erinaceus europaeus chromosome 1, mEriEur2.1, whole genome shotgun sequence genome encodes the following:
- the TSHZ2 gene encoding teashirt homolog 2 — MPRRKQQAPKRAAGYAQEEQLKEEEEIKEEEEEEEDNGSVAQLQGSNDPGTDEELETGPEQKGCLSYQNSPGSHLSNQDAENESLLSDASDQVSDIKSICGRDASEKKAITHPKLPHETHNCMDKMTAVYANILSDSYWSGLGLGFKLSHSERRNCDTRNGSNKTDFDWHQDALSKSLQQNLPSRSVSKPSLFSSVQLYRQSSKMCGTVFTGASRFRCRQCSAAYDTLVELTVHMNETGHYQDDNRKKDKLRPTSYSKPRKRAFQDMDKEDAQKVLKCMFCGDSFDSLQDLSVHMIKTKHYQKVPLKEPVPTISSKVVTPAKKRAFDVNRPCSPDSTTGSFTDSFSSQKNVNLQLSSNNRYGYQNGASYTWQFEACKSQILKCMECGSSHDTLQQLTTHMMVTGHFLKVTSSASKKGKQLVLDPLAVEKMQSLSDAPSSDSLAPKPSNNSVSDCTASTTEVKKDGKKEKPEETNKEEKVMKSEEYDDPLQKPLDPTIKYQYLREEDLEDGSKGGGDILKSLENTVTTAINKAQNGAPSWSAYPSIHAAYQLSESTKPSLPLGSQVLQIRPNLPNKLRPIAPKWKVMPLVSMSTSLAPYTQVKREPEDKDEVLECGKESPHEEASFSHSERDAFSKSESSSESKKADSGPPKEEKLMKEGSEKEKPQAMEPASVLSNGCALTSHTSALPCINPLSALQSVLNNHLGKATEPLRSPSCSSPSSSTMSMFQKSNLSVMDKPVLSPASTRPASVSRRYMFENNDQPIDLTKSKSKKAESSQAQSCTSPPQKHALSDIADMVKVLPKATTPKPAASSRVPPMKLEMDVRRFEDVSSEVSTLHKRKGRQSNWNPQHLLILQAQFASSLFQTSEGKYLLSDLGPQERMQISKFTGLSMTTISHWLANVKYQLRKTGGTKFLKNMDKGHPIFYCSDCASQFRTPSTYISHLESHLGFQMKDMTRMAVEQQSKVEQEISRVSSAQRSPETIAGEEDTDSKFKCKLCCRTFVSKHAVKLHLSKTHSKSPEHHSQFVTDVDEE, encoded by the coding sequence GCTATGCCCAGGAGGAACAactaaaggaagaggaggaaataaaagaagaggaggaggaggaagaagacaatGGTTCTGTAGCTCAACTGCAGGGCAGCAATGACCCAGGCACAGACGAGGAGCTAGAAACAGGCCCAGAACAGAAAGGCTGCCTCAGCTACCAGAACTCACCAGGCAGTCACTTGTCCAATCAGGACGCCGAGAACGAGTCTCTGCTGAGTGATGCCAGCGATCAGGTGTCAGACATCAAAAGCATCTGTGGCAGAGATGCCTCAGAAAAGAAAGCCATCACCCACCCTAAACTTCCCCATGAAACACACAATTGCATGGATAAAATGACTGCTGTCTATGCTAACATCTTGTCTGATTCCTACTGGTCAGGTCTGGGTCTCGGCTTCAAGCTGTCCCACAGTGAGAGGCGGAATTGTGACACCCGCAATGGCAGCAACAAGACTGATTTTGATTGGCACCAAGATGCTCTGTCCAAAAGCCTACAGCAGAACTTGCCCTCGAGATCTGTGTCTAAGCCCAGCCTGTTCAGCTCAGTACAGTTATACCGACAAAGCAGTAAGATGTGTGGTACTGTCTTCACCGGGGCCAGCAGATTCCGCTGCCGCCAGTGCAGTGCTGCCTATGACACCCTGGTCGAGCTGACGGTGCACATGAATGAAACAGGCCATTATCAAGATGACAACCGCAAAAAAGACAAGCTGAGGCCCACAAGCTATTCAAAGCCCCGGAAGAGGGCTTTCCAGGATATGGACAAGGAGGATGCCCAGAAAGTTCTAAAATGTATGTTTTGTGGTGACTCCTTCGATTCCCTCCAAGATTTGAGTGTTCATATGATCAAAACTAAACATTACCAAAAAGTGCCTTTGAAGGAGCCTGTCCCAACCATTTCGTCAAAAGTGGTCACCCCAGCGAAGAAACGAGCCTTTGATGTCAATCGGCCATGTTCCCCTGATTCCACCACAGGCTCATTTACAGATTCGTTTTCTTCCCAGAAGAACGTCAACTTGCAGTTGTCCTCCAATAATCGCTATGGCTACCAGAATGGGGCCAGTTACACTTGGCAGTTCGAAGCATGCAAGTCACAGATCTTAAAATGCATGGAGTGTGGGAGCTCCCATGACACCTTGCAGCAACTGACCACCCACATGATGGTCACAGGTCACTTTCTTAAGGTCACCAGCTCCGCTTCCAAGAAAGGGAAACAGCTGGTGTTAGACCCCCTTGCTGTGGAGAAAATGCAGTCACTGTCAGATGCTCCAAGCAGTGATTCTCTGGCCCCCAAGCCATCTAATAACTCGGTTTCTGACTGTACAGCTTCTACAACTGAGGTAAAGAAAGATGGGAAAAAGGAAAAGCCAGAGGAGACCAACAAGGAGGAGAAAGTCATGAAAAGTGAGGAATATGATGATCCCCTACAAAAACCACTAGACCCTACCATAAAATACCAATATCTAAGGGAGGAGGACTTGGAAGATGGCTCCAAAGGTGGTGGGGACATTTTGAAGTCATTGGAAAATACTGTCACCACAGCCATCAACAAAGCCCAAAATGGGGCCCCCAGCTGGAGTGCCTATCCAAGCATCCACGCAGCCTACCAGCTGTCAGAGAGCACCAAGCCTTCTTTACCTCTGGGATCGCAGGTACTTCAGATTCGACCTAATCTCCCCAACAAGTTGAGACCCATTGCACCAAAGTGGAAAGTTATGCCACTGGTCTCTATGTCCACAAGCCTGGCTCCTTACACTCAAGTGAAGAGGGAGCCAGAAGACAAAGATGAAGTGCTGGAGTGTGGGAAAGAAAGTCCTCATGAAGAAGCATCTTTCAGTCACAGTGAAAGGGATGCTTTCTCCAAAAGCGAATCCTCTTCAGAATCCAAAAAGGCCGACTCTGGTCCCCCAAAGGAGGAAAAGCTGATGAAAGAGggcagtgagaaagagaaaccccAGGCCATGGAGCCAGCATCTGTTCTTAGCAATGGATGTGCCCTCACCAGCCACACCTCAGCTCTGCCCTGTATCAATCCACTCAGTGCTCTGCAGTCTGTGCTGAACAATCACCTgggcaaagccacagaacctttaCGCTCTCCTTCCTGCTCCAGCCCAAGCTCAAGCACAATGTCTATGTTTCAAAAGTCTAATCTCAGTGTCATGGACAAGCCGGTCTTGAGTCCTGCCTCTACAAGGCCAGCCAGTGTGTCCAGGCGCTACATGTTTGAAAATAATGATCAGCCCATTGACCTGACCAAGTCCAAAAGCAAGAAGGCTGAGTCCTCACAAGCACAATCCTGTACATCCCCACCTCAGAAGCATGCTCTGTCTGACATCGCTGACATGGTCAAAGTTCTCCCCAAAGCCACCACCCCAAAGCCCGCAGCTTCCTCCAGGGTCCCTCCCATGAAGCTAGAGATGGATGTCAGACGCTTTGAAGATGTTTCCAGTGAAGTTTCAACTTTGCATAAAAGAAAAGGTCGGCAGTCCAATTGGAACCCTCAACATCTTCTGATCCTGCAAGCTCAATTTGCCTCGAGCCTCTTCCAGACCTCAGAGGGCAAATACCTGCTATCTGATCTGGGCCCCCAAGAGAGAATGCAAATATCAAAGTTTACAGGACTCTCCATGACCACTATAAGTCACTGGCTGGCCAATGTCAAGTACCAGCTCAGGAAAACGGGCGGGACCAAATTTCTGAAAAACATGGACAAAGGACACCCTATCTTTTATTGCAGTGACTGTGCCTCCCAGTTTAGAACCCCTTCTACCTATATCAGTCACTTAGAATCTCACCTAGGTTTTCAAATGAAGGACATGACCCGCATGGCAGTGGAACAACAAAGCAAAGTGGAACAAGAGATTTCCCGGGTATCGTCGGCTCAGAGGTCTCCGGAAACAATAGCTGGTGAAGAGGACACAGACTCTAAATTCAAGTGTAAGTTGTGCTGTCGGACATTTGTGAGCAAACATGCAGTAAAACTCCACCTAAGCAAAACGCACAGCAAGTCACCCGAACACCATTCACAGTTTGTAACAGACGTGGATGAAGAATAG